One window from the genome of Salvia miltiorrhiza cultivar Shanhuang (shh) chromosome 7, IMPLAD_Smil_shh, whole genome shotgun sequence encodes:
- the LOC130993637 gene encoding tryptophan aminotransferase-related protein 1-like, whose translation MCGTFEVLVTKTSKTTSSDLQTADNSNGHLRPNGVAPHHHHPQPLVSLDHGDPTMYESYWEKVGQKCSVTMSGFQSLSYFGNGKTLCWFMEQKLEDEIRKLHKVAGNAVVEGRHIVVGTGSSQLILAALYALADTLNLPNPVDVVSAAPYYSSYPEMIEFLRTGLFKWSGDARCFNKDVPYIEFVTSPNNPDGSTREAAVNRGELGMLVHDLAYYWPQYTAITSPADHDLMLFTASKCTGHAGSRIGWAIVRDENVARKMVKFIEMNTIGVSKEAQLRSASVMELISLSCTQKRKPCDVDNFFEYSQRAMAERWKRLREVVDGSSNQLFSLPKFPAQYCNFTREVAQTYPAFAWMKCKEGIDGEQLLREHKIGTRSGRRFGCDAEYVRISMLSRDDDFDLFLHRLSTIQPTANGN comes from the exons ATGTGCGGCACCTTCGAGGTCCTCGTCACCAAAACCTCCAAGACTACTTCCTCTGATCTTCAAACCGCAGACAATAGTAACGGCCACCTCCGACCCAATGGCGTCGCGCCACATCATCATCACCCTCAACCCCTCGTCTCTCTCGATCA CGGCGATCCGACAATGTACGAGTCGTATTGGGAAAAGGTTGGGCAAAAGTGCAGTGTGACTATGTCGGGATTCCAATCTCTGAGTTACTTCGGCAACGGTAAAACCCTGTGCTGGTTCATGGAGCAAAAACTGGAGGATGAGATCAGGAAGCTGCATAAAGTGGCCGGCAACGCCGTCGTGGAGGGCCGCCACATCGTCGTCGGAACAGGATCAAGTCAGCTCATTCTTGCAGCGCTCTACGCCCTCGCCGACACCCTAAACCTCCCCAATCCGGTTGACGTCGTATCCGCAGCTCCCTACTACTCG TCGTATCCGGAGATGATCGAGTTTCTTCGGACGGGGCTATTCAAATGGTCGGGCGATGCGCGGTGCTTCAACAAGGACGTACCCTACATTGAATTCGTCACCTCTCCCAACAATCCCGACGGCTCCACCAGAGAGGCGGCGGTGAATCGAGGCGAATTAGGGATGCTTGTTCACGACCTCGCTTACTACTGGCCTCAATACACCGCCATCACATCCCCGGCGGATCACGACCTTATGCTTTTCACGGCTTCCAAATGCACCGGCCATGCAGGATCCAGAATTgg ATGGGCGATTGTACGAGACGAGAATGTGGCGAGAAAGATGGTGAAGTTCATCGAGATGAACACGATCGGAGTGTCAAAGGAAGCGCAGCTGAGAAGCGCCAGCGTGATGGAGTTGATCTCCCTGAGCTGCACCCAGAAACGCAAGCCCTGCGACGTCGACAATTTCTTCGAATACAGCCAACGAGCCATGGCGGAGAGGTGGAAGAGATTGAGAGAGGTCGTCGACGGCAGCAGCAACCAACTCTTCAGCCTCCCTAAATTCCCAGCGCAGTATTGCAATTTCACCAGAGAAGTCGCTCAAACATATCCTG CTTTTGCATGGATGAAATGCAAAGAGGGAATAGATGGGGAGCAGCTGCTTAGAGAGCATAAAATAGGAACAAGAAGCGGAAGGCGATTCGGTTGTGATGCAGAGTATGTGAGAATAAGCATGCTGAGTAGGGATGACGACTTTGATCTGTTTCTTCACAGGCTCTCAACTATTCAACCCACTGCTAATGGAAATTAG